The window GGGGTCATCGGGAACCAGAAATAATTCAATTGTCTTAAGCATTGCGCCTCCATTAACGCATAAAAGTGTCCTCTAAAAATGTATGATCATGATGCCTGGTGCATCCGATACATGCACTGCTGCCTGAGAGGGGGGTTTCTAATATTATCGTCCCCCCCGGTGAAATTGTTATATATTACAAAATAAATACTCATAATTCTATTTTTTCAAATACTTTTTTCTTTCACGCACGCAAATTTTTGCCTGCACTGCTTATTGTTCGTCTTTAGGCCCCCAGTCAAAACGTTGTAAAACTCTTTCAACGACACTAAGCGCTTCTGTGAGGGAAAGGCTGTTATGGGCAAAATCAAGTTGCCAACTATTTAACCACCCAAAGTCACCTAAAGTTCCCCCATTCTGTTCATAAAAGAACCTGCGGGGCACCCGCATCTGGCTTCAGAATATCACTTGACAGTATAATTATCGTTAATAAAAAACAAAAAATCAATAAGATAAATTTAGGGATATATTACGTATAATATATACGCAATCAGAGAGACTGAAGAAAGGAACTCAGATTTACCTCTTTGTTCTTGATTCCCAGCTTCTTACGTATCATTTCACGGTGTTTATGAACGGTCAGCACCGAGACATTAAGTAACTCCGATATATCTTTTGACATCAAACCCTTCTTAATCATGTCGCAAATCTCTAACTCCCTTGGAGATAGCTGCGAATAATCTTTCCTCAATTTCTCGATATAGGGGGCCGATATGGTCTTGAGACTACTTTCCAGATTGTCAACATGTTTGCGAAGGCGATCCCCGCAATTCTCTCTAAGTCGTTGTATTGCAGGGATTATAACCCTGTCAATATTGGCCGCAATCTGCAGCTTTATATTCCGCTTCTCGGTCTCAATCTGATTCAAAACCTCTTTAAGCGCAGTATTTTTGGATTCCAGAGCTTCGCGTTCAATACTCAACTCTTCAGTTGCCTTGCGAAGTTCATCCTCCGCCCGTCTGCGGTCGGTAATATCCATATTCAGGCCAAGAATACCCTTTATCCGGCCCTGATAGTAGATTGGGGCAATGATCTTATAGTAATGTTCAACTTGTCCGGAAAACAGGTATTCCACTTCACCCTCAACCGTCTCGCCGGCCAGCGCTCGACGATTATTTTCATGCCAGATCTGCTTGACCTCATCCCTCACTTCCGCCTCCTCGGGATTGGTGCCGATTAAATCTCCCCAATGCATTCTGCAAACGGAATTCTGCAATATATACCGCCCGTTTTCATCGAGGGCAAAGAAATCGAAGGGAAGGGATTCAACCGTCGATCGCAGCCGGGCCTCGCTTTCTCGCAGGGCCTCTTCGGCAAGGACCCTTTTGGTGATATCGCGCAGGACCGTCACGACCCGCACCACCTGATTACCGTCGCTGATCGGGATCTTGCGAGTTTCGGTAACTATTTTCTTACTGCCGACTTCATTGCTTTCCACCGTGACAAGAGTCTCTCCCGTTTCAAAAACCCGACGATATTCTTCGCGCACCTTTTCGCTTAAGAAGGGATATACATCAAAGAGGTCTTTACCGTGAATATCGGAGTTCAGACCAATTTCATCGTGCCATTCCCGAAGGGCTTTATTGCACAGGATGATTTTATAATTTTGATTGATGACATGAATGGAATCGCCCATCGAATCAATAGTCGTGCGGTACTGTAATTCGGAGTCTTTCAAGGCCTCTTCGATGCGTTTCCGCTCGGTAATATCGCGTACAACGACCTGTATGGCCGACTGTCCTTCATAGGTGAAAGGAGCCGAGGCAGCTTCCAGGATAACGACCCGGCCGTCAAGGCGAACCAGCTTCTCTTCCTTAAATCCCGAACTTTTATTTTCCTCAACAACCTGTCTTCTTTTTTCCCGAATAAAATCTCTGTACTCGGGATGAATGAAATCAAGGCTTTCCTTTCCGAGAATATCTTTCGGTTGATCCGCTCCATACAATTTCAAGCCGGCTTCGTTCATAAAGACTATTTTGCCTTCGCGGACAATGGAAATAGCATTGGGCGACAATTCCGCCAGCAGTCGGAATTTCTCTTCGCTTTCACGGAGAGCTTCCCGCGCCTGAATTCTTTCGGATATATCTCTGAAAAATCCGACGCTGCATCTGATGCCGTCTATATAAATGGTGGCCCCCACAATATCGGCATAGATGAGATTTCCATTTTTTGTCAGGCAGGGGATATTTTCAGCAATATGTTGAGGCGAGGTCGAGTTAAGCTCAAATTCGGCGTGAATCTCACGGAGTTTATCTTTTGGGTGAATATCATTTACTCCCATTCCAACTAATTCCTCGGCACTATAGCCAAGGAATCTGCAGATGGCCGGATTGGCATAACGAAATTTGCGCGTTTCAAAATCGGCAATCAAAATACCCTCACCGGCGGTCTCGAACAGAACCCTGTAGCGCTCCCCTGATTCGCGCACTTCCTTCTCAATCTTCTTGCGCTCGACAATTTCGGCGCGCAGCATTTCATTGGTCGCAATTAATTCCGAAGAGCGTTCCCTGACCAGTTCTTCCAGGTGGTCGCGGTGTTTTTTGATTTCGATTTCGGCTTCTTTTCGCAGTGTGATATCAACCGCGATTCCTCTCAGGCCGACAGTCTTCTCATCCCTGACTATCTTCGTGGAATATATCAGAACCGGGAAAGTGCTGCCATCCTTTCTCAGCATGGTATATTCGTGATCCCGCGGGTCGTCGCCGACAAGGCGCGTCGCTATATTTTTTGTAACTCTTTCCCTGTCTTCCGGCACTATCAGTTGTGCTACGGTTAGCCCAAAGTCGATATCTTCCTGAGTATACCCGGTCGATTCGAAACCACTGCGGTTGGCAAACGTCACCCGGCCCTCGAGATCCACCTCAAAAACGGTCTGGGGCAGCAAATCGGTCAATTCCCGGAATTGTTTTTCGCTTTGCCGCAGGGCTTCCTCGGCTTTTTTGCGGTCGGTTATATCTTCGGTCAAAACTATAACCCGATCGACACGGCCCGATTCATCCTTTATGGCGTAAAAATACTGGGAAATCCAGCGAGGATTCCCCGAGCGATGACGCGTTGACTTGACCTCGGGAATGAAAAGATAGCCGCCTTTTTGATAAATTCTCTCCACCAGCGGTTTCCATTTTCCCAGGTACTCATCATGCTCATCGAGTTTCAGCGCGGCTCGAGGCGAAAAATACAATTTTCCTATTTCGTCGTCGGAGATGTCCCATAATTTTTTCCAGGCTTCATTATAGCTGAGCAGGCGGCCCTGGGAATTCCTGACGGAAATTCCCAGCGGAGAGTTCTCGATTACGGCGCTGTTGAACTGCTCATTGCGCCGCAGGGTCTCTTCGGCGCGCCGGCGTTCGGTAATATCCCAAATATATGAACGGGTCCCGACGACGACACCGTCGGATTTTAAGAGTGTAACGTCAATTTCCAGATATATGAAGGAACCGTCTTTCCTGACTCCCTTGAACTCATACCTGGTTTTTGAATCCAGGCCATCAAATCTATCCTGATGATATTTCAATACCCTTTCATAATCATCGGGGTGAATCAGAGACATGATTGATTGTTTTTCCATCTCTTCTTTGGAATAGCCAAAGAGTTGGCACAGCTTATTATTAAAATAGGTGAAATATCCCTCTTTATTATCAATGAGAATCGCGATACCGCCCTTCTCGACCAATTCGCGGTATTTTTCTTCGGATTCCCGAAGAGCCTGTTCGGCATTTTTAGACGCTGTTATATCGTAGGCAAGAAGCATCGCGGCCGAAATTTTGCCATGTGAATCGACGTACGGCTGGAGACTAACATCATACCAACGCCATTGCTCATTAATAAATGTTCTGGCTTCCTCATGATAAGCTTCTCCGGTTTCAATCACCCGGCGAATATTGGATAGTTGACGCTCATTAATTTCCTGAGGGAAAAATTCCTCTTGATTCCTGCCGATTATTTCATCGGGTTTCAATCCAAACTGAGCAGCACTAATTTCATTTACATATATAAATTTCCCATCATAATCGATGACGGCCAGGTCAGCCCGGACATTTTTCACCAGCAATTCATATCGGGCTTCAGAAGCAGAAGGTTGCCGCTCGACCTGGCCGCCTCCGGCGGCCTGTCGTCTCAGTTCGATCAGCTCTTCCAGCAGTTGTTGCCGGCTCTTTTTTTCATCATCCATGGCGGATACTCCATCAGGCGGAATAGAATGGATATGATATCATACTAAACAACATAATTTTAACAGAAAATATGTCCATTGGCAAGCCTAAATAATCCGATAAGAATAATGTCCGACATTAACCGGCAACGTCAAATGATTGATTATGACGGGTCATTTTTGAGTGCCAGTCTGTTTCGTTCAGTCCCCCTGGGCGGATATACTACCTCCGCTCCCCCCCCCGAAAGTTCTTTCAGGCGGGCGATGGCCCCGTTTATCAGGAAATCGGGTGTCGAGGCTCCCGCAGATAGTCCGACAACAGCAACATCGCCGTCGGCCCGATGAAACCATTCCTCTTTGATATCGTCGGCGGTGTTTATAAGGTGGCTGGAACCGCAGATAGCCGATGAAATCTGGGCCAGTCTTTTGGAATTGGCCGAAGTGCTTGAGCCGACGACCAGCATCATATCCACCTGAGGCGCCAGATCCATGACGGCCACCTGGCGTTGATTGGTGGCATTGCAGATGGTATTAAAAGTCTCGACCTGTGGAAATTTTTTCGCGGCCAGTTTCTCGACTTCCTTAAAATCGGCCACGCGGGCGGTCGTTTGCGAAGTAAGCGCCAATTTGCCTTCAATAGAACCCAGGGATTCCAAAGCCTCCATATTTGGAATCACCCGCACGCGGCCGGGCGCGTGACCGACAATGCCGATGGTTTCATCATGATCGGGATCACCAAAGTGCAGGATTTGATATCCCTGCTCGGCCAGCTTATGAATGATTTTATGGATGCGAATTACCAGGGGGCAGGTGGCATCGACGATATTCAATCCCCGGTCACCCGCCTTCTGAAAAATTTCCGGCGAAGCTCCATGAGCGGAAATAATTACGGTGCCCTTTTTGATATTATCTATCGATGAAGATTGGGCCAGACCGGCCTCTTCAAACTTCCTGACTATCGCATCGTTATGGACGATTTCATTTAAAATCGTAACCTGCCCGCCCTTGCTCATGGTTTCTTCGGCAGTCGAAATCGCCCGCTTAACACCCATGCAAAACCCATAATACCGGGCAATAATTATTTTCTTAAGCTTAATCATTTACTCATTCATTAAAAACGAAGATCGGCCGATTTTTTTCAGACATGGACCCCGGAATCCGCGACGAATCTCCTGACGAAGTAATCGGTCAGGGCCAGATCATCATCCAGTTCGGTGTGGAAAGAACTTACCAGGCAGTTCTTGTGCGCCAGAAGGACCGGAGTATCCTTATAGGTTGCCAGGACCGATATATCCGGGGCATATCTGGAAACCAAAGGGGCGCGAATAAAAGAGGCTTTCAAATCGGAAATGTGACCGTTAAGACCGGCCTTAATCGTTGTAAAAAATGAATGGACCTGGCGCCCGTATCCGTTGCGCCTCACTGAAATATCAATAATTTTCAAGGGGCGGACCGCATCATGATCGACCTCGCTGGCGAGCATAATCATACCGGCGCAAGTTCCCCAGACCGGTTTGGTCGTACAAAAATCCACCAGGGCCTGACGCATATTGAATCGGTCGATCAACTCGGTCATAGTGGTGGATTCGCCGCCGGGGATAATCAAACCGTCGATTTTATCCAAATGATCCGCCCGACGTATTTCACACCCTCGAAGGGCCAGTCCTTCGAGCTGAGTCAAATGCCGCTCAAAATCGCCCTGAAGGGCCAGGACGCCGATTGTCACACTTTTTGTCATATTATGCCCGCACCAAGGT is drawn from candidate division Zixibacteria bacterium HGW-Zixibacteria-1 and contains these coding sequences:
- the ispH gene encoding 4-hydroxy-3-methylbut-2-enyl diphosphate reductase, producing MIKLKKIIIARYYGFCMGVKRAISTAEETMSKGGQVTILNEIVHNDAIVRKFEEAGLAQSSSIDNIKKGTVIISAHGASPEIFQKAGDRGLNIVDATCPLVIRIHKIIHKLAEQGYQILHFGDPDHDETIGIVGHAPGRVRVIPNMEALESLGSIEGKLALTSQTTARVADFKEVEKLAAKKFPQVETFNTICNATNQRQVAVMDLAPQVDMMLVVGSSTSANSKRLAQISSAICGSSHLINTADDIKEEWFHRADGDVAVVGLSAGASTPDFLINGAIARLKELSGGGAEVVYPPRGTERNRLALKNDPS
- a CDS encoding pyridoxal 5'-phosphate synthase glutaminase subunit PdxT, translating into MQPGIGSGDERNFGIIDCGRGPVAGQIKLPWCGHNMTKSVTIGVLALQGDFERHLTQLEGLALRGCEIRRADHLDKIDGLIIPGGESTTMTELIDRFNMRQALVDFCTTKPVWGTCAGMIMLASEVDHDAVRPLKIIDISVRRNGYGRQVHSFFTTIKAGLNGHISDLKASFIRAPLVSRYAPDISVLATYKDTPVLLAHKNCLVSSFHTELDDDLALTDYFVRRFVADSGVHV